The following are encoded together in the Rhizobium tumorigenes genome:
- a CDS encoding hybrid-cluster NAD(P)-dependent oxidoreductase, with protein sequence MSVAGTGRHLHLDQMQPWSDRQHLLECLSVTPEAPDVMTFTFRSDKDNWFRYLPGQFVTLELPVGPDPLMRTYTLSSTPTRPFSVAVTVKAQKDSIGTRWMFDNLKPGMRIRAFGPLGDFTHIKHPGEKYLFISAGSGITPMMSMTRYMSDVAPLSDISFINCARGPSEIVFRSELEYLARFMPNLNLGFIVEERGQMELWSGLRGRIDKAKIALLAHDFLDRTVFCCGPDMFMNFVSSSLEAAGFDMSRYHQESFRPASADLEPEPAVGADGEVATSIRFTMAGKDVACAPGQTILQAARGAGIRIGAACESGLCGTCKVMKLSGDVEMNHNGGILDDEIDEGYILACCSRPKTDVQIEA encoded by the coding sequence ATGAGCGTAGCGGGAACAGGGCGTCACCTTCACCTTGACCAGATGCAGCCCTGGAGCGACAGGCAGCACCTTCTCGAATGCCTGTCGGTGACGCCGGAGGCGCCCGATGTGATGACCTTCACGTTCCGATCCGACAAGGACAACTGGTTCCGCTATCTGCCGGGCCAGTTTGTCACGCTGGAACTGCCGGTCGGGCCGGATCCGCTGATGCGGACCTACACGCTGTCGTCGACCCCGACGCGGCCGTTCTCGGTCGCCGTAACCGTCAAGGCGCAGAAGGACAGCATCGGCACCCGCTGGATGTTCGACAACCTCAAGCCCGGCATGCGTATCCGCGCCTTTGGACCGCTCGGCGATTTCACCCACATCAAGCATCCCGGCGAAAAATACCTGTTCATCTCGGCCGGTTCCGGCATAACGCCGATGATGTCGATGACGCGCTACATGAGCGATGTCGCGCCGCTTTCCGATATCTCGTTCATCAATTGCGCCCGTGGCCCGTCGGAAATCGTCTTCCGATCCGAGCTTGAATACCTCGCCCGCTTCATGCCCAACCTCAACCTCGGCTTCATCGTCGAGGAGCGCGGCCAGATGGAGCTGTGGTCCGGTCTGCGCGGCCGCATCGACAAGGCCAAGATAGCGCTGCTGGCCCATGATTTCCTCGACCGCACGGTGTTCTGCTGCGGCCCCGACATGTTCATGAATTTCGTCAGTTCCAGCCTCGAGGCCGCCGGCTTCGACATGAGCCGCTACCACCAGGAAAGCTTCCGCCCGGCCTCTGCCGATCTCGAGCCTGAACCCGCCGTGGGCGCGGATGGCGAGGTCGCCACTTCGATCCGCTTCACCATGGCCGGCAAGGATGTCGCCTGCGCGCCCGGCCAGACGATCCTGCAGGCAGCCCGTGGTGCCGGTATCCGCATCGGTGCCGCCTGCGAATCCGGCCTTTGTGGCACCTGCAAGGTGATGAAGCTCTCTGGCGATGTCGAGATGAACCACAATGGTGGTATCCTCGACGACGAGATCGACGAGGGCTATATCCTCGCCTGCTGCTCGCGCCCGAAGACAGACGTCCAGATCGAAGCCTGA
- a CDS encoding glycoside hydrolase family 25 protein, which yields MGKRTLLTLIVGSLLILALPAQNRLALAGERQPWNDPEHALIIDAYELNSIDWDALLQDTRISGFVSKASDGLPEDYACKTSDHSGDTVGHCKTMWRKYAVSRELFRTRRLIAKSNGILWGAYHLGRPGNPIDQANHFLDYADPKADELMVLDIDGLDPQQFMSLADAQIFSIHIKERTGRYPILYANDVVARFIADHRNDYQILSRLPLWYARYKPDVEGTFPLGNWTGYAMWQFSSADNCSSRRCPYRVAGTLPDIDVNMASMTKTQLARIWPQGDLVPPRIDTPSMLASAPGPAAKMQVTALNYQDF from the coding sequence ATGGGAAAGCGAACACTTCTCACCCTGATTGTCGGTTCTCTTCTGATCCTGGCGCTCCCGGCGCAAAACAGGCTGGCGCTGGCCGGCGAACGCCAGCCCTGGAACGATCCCGAACACGCGCTCATCATCGACGCCTACGAGCTGAACAGCATCGACTGGGATGCACTGCTGCAGGACACGCGCATCAGCGGCTTCGTCTCGAAGGCCTCCGACGGGCTGCCGGAAGATTATGCCTGCAAAACGAGCGACCATTCCGGTGATACGGTCGGCCACTGCAAGACGATGTGGCGCAAATATGCCGTCAGCCGCGAACTCTTTCGCACCCGGCGGCTCATTGCCAAATCGAACGGGATATTGTGGGGGGCCTACCACCTCGGCCGCCCCGGCAACCCCATCGACCAAGCAAACCATTTCCTGGACTATGCCGATCCGAAGGCAGACGAGCTTATGGTGCTCGACATCGACGGTCTGGACCCGCAGCAATTCATGTCGCTGGCAGACGCCCAGATCTTTTCGATCCATATCAAGGAGCGCACAGGCCGCTACCCGATCCTCTATGCCAACGATGTGGTCGCGAGATTTATCGCCGACCACCGCAACGACTACCAGATCCTGTCGCGCCTGCCGCTCTGGTATGCGCGCTACAAGCCCGACGTCGAAGGCACGTTTCCACTCGGCAACTGGACGGGCTATGCGATGTGGCAGTTCTCCTCCGCCGACAATTGCTCGTCGCGCCGCTGCCCGTACCGCGTGGCCGGAACTTTGCCGGACATCGATGTGAACATGGCGTCGATGACCAAGACGCAGCTGGCAAGGATATGGCCGCAGGGAGACCTCGTGCCGCCGCGCATCGATACACCGTCGATGCTGGCATCGGCACCGGGCCCGGCAGCGAAAATGCAGGTCACCGCGCTGAACTATCAGGATTTCTGA
- a CDS encoding BA14K family protein — MFNMRTRAVTLALTAAVALTSFSPSFAMQMPAAPATPTAEATPLPGVQQVQYWRHRGGGYYHGGGYGGRGYYGGYRGYNGYRHGYRYHEGYWFPLAAFGAGALIGGAIASEPRTYARPSAGINPRHYEWCANRYRSYRGYDNTFQPNNGPRQQCLSPFY, encoded by the coding sequence ATGTTCAACATGCGTACCAGAGCCGTCACGCTCGCGCTGACCGCGGCCGTTGCTCTGACGAGTTTCTCGCCCTCCTTCGCGATGCAGATGCCCGCCGCCCCGGCCACGCCAACGGCTGAGGCAACGCCGTTGCCCGGCGTCCAGCAGGTGCAGTACTGGCGCCACCGGGGTGGCGGATATTATCATGGCGGCGGATACGGCGGCCGTGGCTACTACGGCGGCTATCGGGGATACAACGGATACCGGCACGGCTACCGCTACCACGAAGGTTACTGGTTCCCGCTGGCGGCCTTCGGTGCCGGTGCCCTGATCGGGGGTGCGATTGCCAGTGAGCCACGCACCTATGCTCGCCCTTCGGCCGGCATTAATCCGCGTCACTACGAGTGGTGTGCAAACCGCTATCGCTCGTACCGCGGATACGACAACACCTTCCAGCCGAACAACGGTCCGCGCCAGCAGTGCCTGTCTCCCTTCTATTGA
- a CDS encoding transporter, producing MTTIFNPTIPGFVWAHHLSPDRGQSERLPDTIERSSLLSLEGFVWLHLNLVDARVAAFLEDFPGLTDDMRQALTTHDTHATITVDAKVIFGTLVDFQLDFDQDTRDIGWLHFAISERFIVTTRLQPLRSVERVRATIEKNPARFHRPLDIFEALVVEFQRTLIALVIETTEEMNQIEDVVYDATFRDERRRLAPVRRTIVRVHRHLRTILSLMRRAAASDDDEMPDGFDDVAGRLTTRLETVDHDVYALQERARLLHEEIDSKLSSETNRHLYILSLMTAFLLPPTLVTGFFGMNTTALPFAGSEHGTAYAVSIIGASILLAWWLLRRVRIL from the coding sequence ATGACGACAATATTCAATCCGACCATTCCGGGCTTTGTCTGGGCACACCACCTTTCGCCCGATAGAGGTCAATCCGAGCGCCTTCCCGACACCATCGAACGCTCTTCCCTGCTGTCTTTGGAAGGGTTCGTCTGGCTGCATCTCAATCTCGTCGATGCCCGTGTCGCTGCTTTCCTGGAGGATTTCCCGGGCCTTACCGACGATATGCGCCAGGCGCTGACCACGCATGATACGCACGCCACCATCACCGTCGACGCGAAGGTGATCTTCGGCACGCTGGTGGATTTCCAGCTCGATTTCGACCAGGACACGCGCGACATCGGCTGGCTGCACTTTGCCATCTCCGAGCGCTTCATCGTCACGACACGCCTGCAGCCTTTGCGCAGCGTCGAACGGGTGCGCGCCACCATCGAGAAGAACCCTGCCCGGTTCCATCGTCCTCTCGATATCTTCGAGGCGCTGGTCGTCGAGTTCCAGCGGACGCTGATCGCGCTGGTCATCGAGACCACGGAGGAAATGAACCAGATCGAAGACGTGGTCTACGATGCGACTTTTCGCGACGAGCGGCGGCGACTGGCGCCGGTACGGCGCACCATCGTCCGCGTCCACAGGCACCTGCGCACCATCCTGTCATTGATGCGCCGGGCAGCGGCTTCCGACGACGACGAAATGCCCGATGGTTTCGACGATGTGGCGGGGCGGCTGACAACGCGGCTGGAGACTGTCGATCACGATGTTTACGCCCTGCAGGAGCGGGCTCGACTGCTGCACGAGGAAATTGACTCGAAGCTTTCCTCCGAGACGAACCGGCATCTCTACATACTGTCGCTGATGACGGCCTTCCTGCTGCCGCCAACGCTGGTCACCGGCTTTTTCGGCATGAACACGACGGCCCTGCCCTTCGCCGGCAGCGAGCACGGGACTGCCTATGCGGTCTCGATCATCGGTGCTTCCATCCTGCTCGCCTGGTGGCTGCTGCGGCGAGTCCGCATTCTTTAG